Sequence from the Alkalibaculum bacchi genome:
GATGATAATTACCAAGGCTTTTATGTGCCGAGATACGTTATCGAAGGTGATAAGACAAGGGGAATTGAGCCAAGTGCACCAGACTTAAAGACAGTAGAGGATCTAAAAAAGTATCCTGATGTGTTTCCTGATGCAGAATCTCAAAGTAAAGGCCGAATCTATGGCGGGATTCCAGGCTGGGAAGTAGACAAAATCTTACATAATAAATTTTTACATTATGGTCTAGACGAAAATTTCATTTATTTTAGGCCAGGCTCTGATTCCGCTTTAGCATCTGCCATCACTGGAGCATACGATAGAGGAGAACCCATTGTAGCCTATTACTGGGAGCCAACGTGGCTTATGGGTATGTATGATATGGTCTTATTACAAGATGAACCCTATGATCCAGCTACATATAATGCAGGAAAGACAGCACTCCCACCTGTAAAAGTAACTGTAGGTGTGAGCAATGAATTTTATGATAATAACCCAGAAATGGTAGAGTTTTTAAGCAACTACCAAACTTCAAGCGCATTAACTTCAGAGGCCTTAGCCTATATGCAAGAGACTGGAGCGAACTACAAAGAAACAGCCAAATGGTTCTTGCAAGAACACGATGAGCTAATCGATAAATGGCTAAACGAAGAAGATGCTACCACTTTAAGATCGTCTCTTAATGATGATACTGCAACCTCAACTATAGGATGGTTTAAAGAAATACCCTTTAGAATCCCACTAGATTTACAAGCTATAGACCAGTCTGTAAGAGATTTTAGTGTGAAACACGATAATATATTTAATGCGATTCGTGGAGCATTAAGCAATTTTGTCAATGGCATTTATTTTGTGTTAAATAGTATTCCATGGTTTATCTTTATTTTGCTCGTGTTTATTGCAGGATGGAAGGTAACGAATAATGTGCGAAAAGGAATTTTGTACGCTGTTTTATTATTATTCGTAGGACTGTTAGGCTTGTGGAGTCTTATGAATGAAACATTATCCATTGTCATCGCATCGGTTTTCATTTCTTTAATTTTAGGATTCCCCTTAGGAATTTTCATTTCTATGAGCGATAGAGCAGATCGAATTGTTCGCCCTATTTTGGATACTATGCAAACCATGCCTGTATTTGTATACTTAATACCAGCCTTGCTATTTTTTGGACTAGGTAAGCCTCCAGCTGTAATCGCAACGACGATCTACGCTATCGTTCCGATTATAAGGATGACAAGCCACGGAATCAAGCAAATCGATAAAGAAGTTGTAGAGGCAAGTATTGCCTTTGGTTCAACAAGATTACAGTCATTAATCAAAGTACAAATCCCACAAGCATTGCCGACGATAATGACTGGCGTTAATCAAACCATCATGATGGCTATGAGTATGGTCGTCACTACATCAATGATTGGTGCAACAGGTCTTGGTATGGAAGTACTAATCAGTGTAAACCGTGTTGAAATAGGTAGAGGCCTTGTATCAGGTATATCTGTAGTGATTTTAGCTGTAATACTCGACAGAATAACTCAAGGTCTAGTGAAAAAGAGTGAGGTGAACACTAATGACAGGTAATGAGAATATATTAAGTGTCAAAAATCTATATAAACTTTATGGTTCTGAAAAGAGTAAAACCCTAAAATTAAAACAATCTGGAGCAGATAAAAATGAAATATATAAAAAGACAGGTGTAAACATAGCCCTCTGGGATGTATCTTTAGATATTAAAAGAGGGGAGATCTTTGTTATTATTGGTCTATCTGGATCTGGTAAGTCTACCCTAGTAAGATGTTTTAATATGCTTAATAAGCCTACAAAAGGCAATATATATATTGAAGGAAAAAACATCAATGAATTTAGCAAAAAAGAATTAATTGATTATAGGCGTAACAAAATATCTATGGTATTTCAAAACTTCGGCCTTATGTCTCACAGAAATGTCATAGAAAATGTAGCTTATGGTCTGGAAATAAAAGGAGTATCTAGGGAAGAACGCTATAAAAAGGCCCTTGAAATGATTGAAATGGTGGGCTTAGAAGGATATGAAAAGGAGCCTATAACAAGCTTGTCTGGCGGTATGAAACAAAGAGTAGGGATTGCAAGAGCTCTTGCTAGCGATGCTGAAATCCTTCTAATGGATGAACCTTTCTCCGCATTAGATCCTCTAGTACGAAAAGATATGCAATTTGAATTGTTGTCCATTCAAAAGAAATTAGATAAAACTATAATTTTTATCACTCACGATATTAATGAAGCGTTTAAATTAGGGGACAAAGTAGCTATTATGAAAGACGGAGAGGTTATTCAAGTAGATACTCCAGAGGAAATGAGCGCAAATCCAAAAGACGATTATGTGACTCAATTTATAGACAGCGCAGATAAAACTCAAGTCATCTCAGCTAAAAACGTCATGTCGACGCCTGATAGCATTGTCCGCTTAAAAGATACCCCAGCGTATGCAATGAAAGTCATGAGATCAAACAAAGTTTCTACTGCCTATGTGGTTAAAGACAAAATGCTCCTACAAGGGGTAATCACTATAGATGATGCTATGCGAGCCAATAAAGAAGGTCTTACCATATCTGATGTATTAATAAAAGACATCGAAACAACCACCCCTAATGTTCTACTTACAGACATCATCCCTATGGCAGCCGAAACCAAATACCCTATTGGAGTAATAGAGGAAGACGGAAGTCTAAAGGGTATCGTAACGAAGGCAGATGTATTATCTTATATTTAAGATAATACTTATTTTTAAAATAACTTAATATTATCATATTGTTTTTGAAAAGCTTGATTAAAAGGATATAAATGGTATAATTAGAGTATAAATAATTTTAAGGGGGGTATTGGTATGATTATTGGAATTGCAACAGAAGGACATAATATTTCAGAACACTTTGGTAAATGTCAGTATTTTAGCATAGTAGAAGTAGGAGATGGATGTCTGGCTACTAAAAGAGTAGTTGACGCAACAGGCTTTCAACATGGCATGCTTCCTATTTTTCTATCTACTTATGGAGTAAAAACAGTCATCGTAGATGGTATAGGCGGTGGTATGTACCAAAAGCTAAAAGAACAAGGTTTTGAGATTTTTGTTGGAGTAAAAGGAGACATCGATAAAGCAATTCAAGATTATATTGACGGTACCCTTGA
This genomic interval carries:
- a CDS encoding quaternary amine ABC transporter ATP-binding protein — protein: MTGNENILSVKNLYKLYGSEKSKTLKLKQSGADKNEIYKKTGVNIALWDVSLDIKRGEIFVIIGLSGSGKSTLVRCFNMLNKPTKGNIYIEGKNINEFSKKELIDYRRNKISMVFQNFGLMSHRNVIENVAYGLEIKGVSREERYKKALEMIEMVGLEGYEKEPITSLSGGMKQRVGIARALASDAEILLMDEPFSALDPLVRKDMQFELLSIQKKLDKTIIFITHDINEAFKLGDKVAIMKDGEVIQVDTPEEMSANPKDDYVTQFIDSADKTQVISAKNVMSTPDSIVRLKDTPAYAMKVMRSNKVSTAYVVKDKMLLQGVITIDDAMRANKEGLTISDVLIKDIETTTPNVLLTDIIPMAAETKYPIGVIEEDGSLKGIVTKADVLSYI
- a CDS encoding glycine betaine ABC transporter substrate-binding protein, which translates into the protein MRRMKNKGKVVFALLLVALMCSFSVGYADTPNKEIAFADAGWDSVKFHNAVAGFIAEELYGYSWREVPGSSTVLHEGLINGEIDVHMEEWTNNLATYDEDVEAGKLKDLGINFDDNYQGFYVPRYVIEGDKTRGIEPSAPDLKTVEDLKKYPDVFPDAESQSKGRIYGGIPGWEVDKILHNKFLHYGLDENFIYFRPGSDSALASAITGAYDRGEPIVAYYWEPTWLMGMYDMVLLQDEPYDPATYNAGKTALPPVKVTVGVSNEFYDNNPEMVEFLSNYQTSSALTSEALAYMQETGANYKETAKWFLQEHDELIDKWLNEEDATTLRSSLNDDTATSTIGWFKEIPFRIPLDLQAIDQSVRDFSVKHDNIFNAIRGALSNFVNGIYFVLNSIPWFIFILLVFIAGWKVTNNVRKGILYAVLLLFVGLLGLWSLMNETLSIVIASVFISLILGFPLGIFISMSDRADRIVRPILDTMQTMPVFVYLIPALLFFGLGKPPAVIATTIYAIVPIIRMTSHGIKQIDKEVVEASIAFGSTRLQSLIKVQIPQALPTIMTGVNQTIMMAMSMVVTTSMIGATGLGMEVLISVNRVEIGRGLVSGISVVILAVILDRITQGLVKKSEVNTNDR
- a CDS encoding NifB/NifX family molybdenum-iron cluster-binding protein, with product MIIGIATEGHNISEHFGKCQYFSIVEVGDGCLATKRVVDATGFQHGMLPIFLSTYGVKTVIVDGIGGGMYQKLKEQGFEIFVGVKGDIDKAIQDYIDGTLESKLPSCSGHSHEGHSHNCRCSH